The proteins below come from a single Gordonia pseudamarae genomic window:
- a CDS encoding precorrin-3B synthase has product MPDTHRDRSDRCPGVHATHTAADGALARIRLPGGRVRPPQLEALATATEEFGDGYLELTARGNVQIRGVEDGVGLAELMTAAGLAAAATNDRARNIALSPLTGRIGGVADVGDVCAELDAIVGSDAMLTGLSGRFLFGIDDGRCDVIARHPDIAVLARSADTVDVLLGDQPLGSAPTTDAAAALAALARDKVDVAPQPWRIGDLTDVEREEIIIRARDRLAPPVGPITQVAPSPSPIVGWFDQDDGAVLLGAVVELARVPAQLLHFLAAVNKPVIVTGDREILLCDLDEAVAETVVRVLAPMGLTFDASSPWASVTCCVGSPGCGRAHAPVRDDLLARVDGGPVTGREHWSGCERGCGAPTGAHLLVEAHPDGYRRAHVHG; this is encoded by the coding sequence GTGCCCGACACTCATCGCGACCGATCCGATCGCTGCCCCGGCGTCCACGCGACGCATACGGCGGCCGATGGCGCGTTGGCCCGTATCCGGCTGCCGGGTGGCCGGGTGCGCCCGCCGCAACTTGAGGCGTTGGCGACGGCCACCGAGGAGTTCGGCGACGGATATCTGGAGCTCACCGCGCGCGGAAATGTGCAGATCCGCGGCGTCGAGGACGGTGTCGGGTTGGCCGAGCTGATGACCGCCGCGGGTTTGGCGGCGGCGGCAACCAACGATCGGGCGCGCAACATCGCATTGTCACCGTTGACCGGACGGATCGGCGGGGTTGCCGATGTCGGGGATGTTTGCGCCGAACTCGACGCGATCGTCGGCTCCGACGCCATGCTGACGGGCCTGTCGGGACGTTTCCTGTTCGGTATCGATGACGGCCGTTGCGACGTGATTGCCCGCCACCCCGATATCGCCGTGCTGGCCCGCTCCGCCGACACGGTGGACGTGCTGCTCGGCGACCAGCCGCTGGGTTCGGCGCCGACGACCGATGCAGCGGCGGCGTTGGCCGCACTCGCGCGGGACAAGGTCGACGTGGCGCCGCAACCCTGGCGGATCGGTGACCTGACCGATGTCGAACGCGAGGAGATCATCATCCGCGCACGCGATCGGTTGGCACCGCCGGTCGGGCCGATCACGCAGGTCGCTCCGTCGCCGTCCCCCATCGTCGGCTGGTTCGACCAGGACGACGGCGCGGTGCTGCTCGGCGCCGTCGTCGAGTTGGCGCGGGTTCCCGCTCAACTGCTGCACTTCCTGGCCGCAGTGAACAAACCGGTCATCGTCACCGGCGACCGCGAGATTCTCCTGTGCGATCTCGACGAGGCGGTCGCCGAAACCGTGGTGCGGGTCCTGGCCCCGATGGGCCTGACCTTCGACGCGTCGTCGCCGTGGGCATCGGTCACCTGTTGCGTGGGCTCACCCGGTTGCGGACGCGCCCACGCCCCGGTCCGCGACGACTTGCTGGCCCGGGTCGACGGCGGGCCGGTGACCGGACGCGAACACTGGTCGGGGTGCGAACGCGGGTGCGGCGCACCCACGGGCGCCCACCTGCTCGTCGAGGCCCACCCCGACGGCTATCGCCGTGCCCATGTCCACGGATGA
- a CDS encoding precorrin-8X methylmutase, giving the protein MSDYLRDGAAIYRQSFAIIRAEADLSAFAPDVANVVVRMIHGCGQVDLAGDVVATPGVVAAARTALAAGAPILCDANMVASGVTRRRLPADNDVLCFLGEPGLPELAERMGTTRTAAALEYWKPLLAGSVVAIGNAPTALFALLELIDAGADRPAAIVGAPVGFVGAAESCDALAARTDLEFLTVRGRRGGSAIVASALNALASTSEV; this is encoded by the coding sequence ATGAGTGACTATCTGCGCGACGGTGCCGCCATCTACCGTCAGTCCTTCGCCATCATCCGAGCCGAAGCGGACCTGTCCGCCTTCGCGCCCGACGTCGCGAACGTGGTGGTGCGAATGATCCACGGCTGCGGGCAGGTGGATCTGGCCGGCGATGTGGTGGCCACACCCGGTGTGGTGGCCGCAGCCCGTACCGCGCTGGCGGCCGGTGCCCCGATCCTGTGTGATGCGAACATGGTGGCCTCCGGGGTCACCCGGCGTCGGCTCCCCGCGGACAACGACGTGCTGTGTTTTCTCGGTGAACCGGGCCTGCCCGAGCTGGCCGAACGGATGGGAACCACCAGAACTGCTGCGGCACTGGAGTATTGGAAGCCACTGCTGGCCGGGTCGGTGGTGGCGATCGGCAATGCGCCCACCGCCCTGTTCGCCTTGCTCGAGCTGATCGACGCCGGAGCCGACCGGCCCGCCGCGATCGTCGGCGCCCCGGTCGGATTCGTGGGTGCGGCAGAATCGTGCGATGCGCTGGCCGCCCGCACCGACCTGGAGTTTCTCACCGTACGCGGACGGCGTGGCGGTTCGGCGATCGTCGCGTCCGCGCTCAACGCGCTGGCCTCGACATCGGAGGTATGA
- a CDS encoding precorrin-2 C(20)-methyltransferase gives MSGNGKLWGVGLGPGDSELVTIKAARLIGAAPVIAYHCARHGNSIARSVAEPYLRAGQIEERLMYPVTTETTDHPRGYAGALADFYTESAQRLAEHLRAGRDVVLLAEGDPLFFSSYMHMHKRLATDFAAEIIPGVTSVSAASAAMAIPLVEGEETLTVIPGTLSQVDLTARFRSADAFAVMKLGRTFTTVRASLEESGRLEEAWYVERASTASQRVLPAADVDPAQVPYFSMIVVPGGRNNPAAPAAGASGEVVVVGLGPGRDTWTTPEVRAELAAATDFVGYTTYLKRLTPRPGQRIHASDNRVESERAEFALALAHRGARVVVVSSGDPGVFAMATAVAEVASEPAWQDVPVRVVPGVTAATAVAAAVGAPLGHDFAVISLSDRLKPWEVICERIRHALAADLVIAIYNPGSASRSWQVPALKELLLESVSPERVLVLGRDVGGPEQSLHTTTVGGLDPAVVDMRTLIVVGSSATTAVSRAGGDLVFTPRRHTPAPGPTV, from the coding sequence ATGAGCGGAAACGGCAAACTGTGGGGCGTCGGACTGGGCCCCGGCGACAGTGAGCTCGTGACGATCAAGGCCGCGCGACTGATCGGTGCGGCGCCGGTGATCGCGTACCACTGTGCGCGGCACGGCAACAGCATCGCCCGTTCGGTGGCCGAGCCGTATCTGCGTGCGGGGCAGATCGAGGAACGGCTGATGTATCCGGTGACCACCGAGACCACCGATCATCCGCGCGGATACGCCGGGGCGCTGGCCGACTTCTACACCGAGTCCGCCCAGCGGCTCGCCGAACACCTGCGCGCCGGTCGGGATGTAGTGCTGCTGGCCGAGGGCGATCCGCTGTTCTTCAGCTCCTACATGCATATGCACAAACGTCTGGCCACCGATTTCGCCGCCGAGATCATCCCCGGCGTGACGTCGGTGAGCGCGGCGTCGGCGGCGATGGCCATCCCACTGGTGGAGGGTGAGGAAACGCTCACCGTCATCCCCGGCACCCTCTCGCAGGTGGACCTGACCGCCCGGTTCCGCAGCGCCGACGCGTTCGCGGTGATGAAACTCGGCCGCACGTTCACCACCGTCCGAGCCTCGCTGGAGGAATCCGGCCGGCTGGAGGAGGCCTGGTATGTGGAGCGGGCCTCGACGGCGTCGCAGCGGGTGCTGCCGGCCGCCGATGTGGACCCGGCCCAGGTGCCGTACTTCTCGATGATCGTGGTGCCCGGCGGACGCAACAATCCGGCCGCCCCGGCCGCCGGCGCGTCGGGTGAGGTGGTTGTCGTCGGTCTGGGGCCCGGCCGGGACACCTGGACGACGCCGGAGGTGCGCGCCGAACTGGCCGCCGCCACCGACTTCGTCGGCTACACCACCTACCTCAAACGGCTGACGCCGCGCCCCGGGCAGCGGATCCACGCCAGCGATAACCGGGTCGAGTCCGAACGCGCCGAGTTCGCGCTGGCGCTGGCGCATCGAGGTGCGCGGGTCGTGGTGGTGTCCTCGGGCGATCCGGGCGTGTTCGCGATGGCCACCGCCGTCGCCGAGGTCGCCTCCGAACCGGCCTGGCAGGACGTGCCGGTGCGGGTTGTGCCGGGGGTCACCGCGGCCACCGCCGTGGCCGCCGCGGTCGGGGCTCCGCTCGGCCACGACTTCGCGGTGATCTCGCTGTCGGATCGGCTCAAGCCGTGGGAGGTGATCTGCGAACGCATCCGGCACGCGCTGGCCGCCGACCTGGTCATCGCCATCTACAACCCCGGTTCGGCGAGCCGCTCCTGGCAGGTCCCGGCGCTCAAGGAACTGCTGCTGGAATCGGTATCCCCCGAGCGGGTGCTCGTGCTCGGCCGTGATGTTGGTGGGCCCGAGCAGTCGTTGCACACCACCACCGTCGGCGGTTTGGACCCGGCCGTGGTGGATATGCGGACGCTGATCGTGGTCGGTTCCTCGGCGACGACGGCGGTGTCGAGGGCGGGCGGCGACCTGGTGTTCACCCCGCGCCGCCACACTCCCGCACCCGGGCCGACGGTCTGA
- a CDS encoding DsbA family protein — protein sequence MSAPQNMPPPYPAQYPPFPGDPYGQRPTPRPSSSARAIGLALAAALVLVVVAGALAYPMVTRVDGRPSAATAVPSAAARAEGAPSVATGYGLRTSPPSPGDVDNRVVVTLFEDLQCPACKQFEAIFGDAVVTLRADPDVIVEYRMISFLDGASSNRYSSRATNASACVAEATATGGDWSTWLRYHTMLYDRQPAEGGAGHDDATLAELALDAGSTDVRDCITANTYGAWVRAGTQDALAGITGTPTVTINGRTVELSTPEALISAVEQAGG from the coding sequence ATGAGCGCGCCACAGAACATGCCACCCCCGTATCCCGCCCAGTACCCGCCGTTCCCGGGTGATCCGTACGGTCAGCGGCCGACGCCCCGGCCGTCGTCGTCGGCACGTGCGATCGGGTTGGCCCTGGCGGCGGCGCTCGTGCTCGTCGTGGTGGCCGGTGCGCTGGCGTACCCGATGGTGACCCGCGTCGACGGACGGCCGAGCGCTGCCACCGCTGTCCCGTCGGCAGCCGCACGGGCCGAAGGGGCACCGTCGGTGGCCACCGGCTACGGTTTGCGGACCTCGCCGCCCAGCCCGGGCGACGTGGACAACCGGGTCGTGGTGACGCTGTTCGAGGATCTGCAGTGCCCGGCGTGCAAACAGTTCGAGGCGATCTTCGGCGACGCGGTGGTGACGCTGCGCGCCGATCCCGATGTGATCGTCGAGTACCGGATGATCTCGTTCCTCGACGGCGCATCCAGCAACCGGTACTCGTCGCGGGCCACCAACGCCTCGGCCTGTGTGGCCGAGGCGACCGCGACCGGTGGCGATTGGTCGACGTGGCTGCGCTATCACACGATGCTGTACGATCGGCAGCCCGCCGAGGGCGGAGCCGGCCACGACGACGCCACCTTGGCCGAACTCGCCCTCGACGCCGGATCGACCGATGTCCGGGACTGCATCACCGCCAACACCTACGGCGCGTGGGTGCGCGCCGGAACCCAGGACGCGCTGGCCGGGATCACCGGCACCCCCACCGTCACGATCAACGGCCGCACCGTCGAACTGAGCACCCCCGAGGCGCTGATCAGCGCCGTCGAGCAGGCCGGCGGATAA
- a CDS encoding cobalt-precorrin-6A reductase translates to MNAILILGGTGEGRELAALLHHAGIEVITSLAGRVAQPRLPVGAVRIGGFGQYAGGDGVRGLTDWLRENGVRAVVDATHPFAATITGHAAEATGRAGVALLRLRRPTWDPADFPGGDRWHRVATIDAAAHCVSRLTHAGRRRVLLTTGRQDASAFAGIDTASFLIRVVDAPTGPLPPHHQILRSRGPYDADSERHLLTENRIDVLVTKNSGGALTRAKLDVAGPLGIDVVMVDRPAEPPIETVVDTAADAFTWCAEVVR, encoded by the coding sequence GTGAACGCGATCCTGATCCTGGGAGGCACCGGCGAGGGCCGCGAACTGGCCGCACTGCTTCACCACGCGGGCATCGAGGTCATCACCTCCCTCGCCGGCCGGGTCGCGCAACCACGCCTGCCGGTGGGTGCGGTGCGCATCGGCGGTTTCGGGCAGTACGCCGGCGGCGACGGAGTGAGGGGGTTGACCGACTGGTTGCGCGAGAACGGCGTCCGCGCCGTCGTCGATGCCACCCATCCGTTCGCCGCCACCATCACCGGTCATGCCGCCGAGGCGACCGGCCGGGCCGGGGTTGCGTTGCTGCGCCTGCGCCGACCCACCTGGGATCCGGCCGATTTCCCCGGCGGGGACCGCTGGCATCGGGTCGCCACGATCGACGCAGCTGCCCACTGCGTTTCCCGGCTCACGCACGCCGGGCGCAGGCGGGTCCTGCTCACCACCGGCCGCCAGGACGCCTCGGCGTTCGCCGGAATCGACACCGCATCGTTCCTGATCCGCGTTGTCGACGCGCCCACCGGTCCACTGCCGCCACACCACCAGATCCTGCGGTCCCGCGGTCCCTACGACGCCGATTCCGAGCGGCACCTGCTCACCGAGAACCGGATCGACGTGCTCGTCACCAAGAACAGCGGGGGAGCCCTCACCCGCGCCAAACTCGACGTCGCCGGGCCACTGGGGATCGACGTCGTGATGGTGGACAGGCCGGCCGAACCCCCGATCGAGACCGTCGTCGACACTGCCGCCGACGCATTCACCTGGTGCGCCGAGGTAGTGCGGTAA
- the cobM gene encoding precorrin-4 C(11)-methyltransferase, producing MTVYFIGAGPGAADLITVRGARALGRCHTCVYAGSLVPQEMLALCPDGAEFVDTARMPLAAIIDVIAAADGAGHDVARLHSGDLSLYSAMTEQRRLLAERGIASEIVPGVPAFAAAAAALGSELTVPGVGQSVLITRVSTLSTDMPAGETLPELAAAGVTLALHLAAHRTHDIVAALAPHYGADCPTATVAFASRSDQQIVRCPLAELPAALAAESITKTAVIFVGRVLEPQGVDTITDSYLYSAARMTKLRNHP from the coding sequence GTGACCGTCTACTTCATCGGAGCCGGACCCGGCGCGGCCGATCTGATCACCGTGCGCGGGGCGCGCGCACTCGGCCGATGCCACACCTGTGTGTACGCGGGTTCGCTTGTGCCGCAAGAAATGCTGGCGCTGTGTCCCGACGGTGCCGAGTTCGTCGACACCGCGCGGATGCCGCTCGCGGCGATCATCGACGTGATCGCGGCCGCCGACGGCGCCGGTCACGACGTGGCCCGGCTGCACTCGGGCGATCTGTCGCTGTATTCGGCGATGACCGAGCAGCGGCGTCTGCTCGCCGAACGCGGCATCGCCTCCGAGATCGTGCCCGGCGTCCCGGCGTTCGCGGCCGCGGCCGCCGCGCTCGGGTCCGAGCTGACGGTGCCGGGGGTGGGTCAGAGTGTGCTGATCACCCGGGTGTCGACGCTGTCGACGGACATGCCGGCCGGTGAGACGCTGCCCGAGCTGGCCGCCGCCGGTGTCACTCTCGCCCTGCATCTGGCCGCGCACCGTACCCACGACATCGTCGCGGCCCTGGCCCCGCACTACGGTGCGGACTGCCCGACTGCCACCGTCGCGTTCGCGAGCCGCTCCGACCAACAGATCGTGCGGTGCCCGCTGGCCGAGCTGCCCGCCGCGCTCGCGGCCGAATCCATCACGAAAACCGCCGTGATCTTCGTCGGGCGGGTGCTCGAACCCCAAGGGGTCGACACCATCACCGACAGTTACCTGTACTCGGCGGCGCGCATGACCAAACTGCGGAACCATCCGTGA
- the cbiE gene encoding precorrin-6y C5,15-methyltransferase (decarboxylating) subunit CbiE codes for MTAPRFVVVGIGEDGWTGLTGAARDTLSTAAVVYGSPRQLDLISDSVDHGRTRLYPWRSPMSQHLAEVLRAPPAPLVHVLASGDPMFHGVGASIVREVGAERVTMLPQVSSASLACARLGWDLAGTRIVSAVTGPPETVAGHLSDGRRVLVLSRDANTPYQVLNILRDNGFSGSRVRVLERLGGPAERIYDAMPETAGPGDVDPLNIVAVDCHGPRICAAPGLPDDMYENDGQLTKEPVRALTVCALRPGGTQLLWDVGGGSGSIAIEWLRADTDGRAVAFEADGGRAERLGRNAVRHGVAGRLRIAGRAPEALAAHGTPDAVFIGGGLSEQVLEQCWAALAPGGRLVANGVAIESQNLLASAAGRYGGTLRRFSVETAGPLGSLTTWRPALPIVQWAANKSQEQR; via the coding sequence GTGACGGCACCGCGATTCGTCGTCGTCGGTATCGGGGAGGACGGCTGGACCGGACTGACCGGCGCCGCCCGGGACACTCTGTCGACGGCCGCGGTCGTGTATGGGTCACCCAGGCAGCTGGACCTGATCAGCGACTCCGTCGACCATGGGCGAACCCGGCTGTATCCGTGGCGGTCACCGATGTCGCAGCACCTGGCCGAGGTTCTGCGCGCCCCACCCGCGCCGCTGGTGCACGTGTTGGCCAGCGGCGACCCCATGTTCCACGGCGTGGGCGCGTCGATCGTGCGCGAGGTCGGCGCCGAACGTGTCACCATGCTGCCGCAGGTGTCGAGCGCGTCGCTGGCGTGCGCACGCCTGGGTTGGGACCTGGCCGGCACCCGCATCGTCAGCGCCGTCACCGGACCGCCGGAGACCGTCGCCGGGCACCTGTCCGACGGCCGCCGCGTCCTGGTACTCAGCCGCGATGCGAACACCCCGTACCAGGTGCTGAACATTCTGCGGGACAACGGTTTCAGTGGCTCGCGGGTGCGGGTCCTGGAACGTCTCGGGGGTCCGGCCGAGCGGATTTACGATGCCATGCCCGAGACCGCCGGCCCCGGCGACGTGGATCCGCTCAACATCGTCGCGGTCGACTGCCACGGTCCCCGCATCTGCGCGGCGCCGGGCCTGCCCGACGACATGTACGAGAACGACGGCCAGCTCACCAAGGAACCGGTCCGAGCGCTCACCGTGTGCGCGTTGCGGCCCGGCGGTACCCAACTGCTGTGGGATGTGGGCGGCGGGTCGGGCAGCATCGCCATCGAATGGTTGCGCGCGGACACCGACGGCCGGGCCGTCGCCTTCGAGGCCGATGGGGGACGGGCCGAACGTCTCGGACGCAATGCCGTGCGGCACGGGGTCGCCGGACGTCTGCGGATCGCCGGCAGGGCACCGGAGGCGCTGGCCGCGCACGGCACCCCCGACGCGGTGTTCATCGGCGGCGGCCTGTCCGAACAGGTGCTGGAGCAGTGCTGGGCGGCGTTGGCGCCCGGCGGCCGGCTGGTCGCCAACGGTGTGGCCATCGAGTCACAGAACCTGCTTGCCTCGGCCGCCGGCCGGTACGGCGGCACCTTGCGCCGGTTCAGTGTCGAAACGGCCGGGCCGTTGGGGTCGCTGACCACATGGCGCCCGGCCCTGCCGATCGTGCAATGGGCGGCAAACAAGAGTCAGGAGCAGCGGTGA
- a CDS encoding SDR family NAD(P)-dependent oxidoreductase, giving the protein MADSPGSVIVFGGRSEIGVAVAERLAAGRTVVLAARRHDELTDERARLEAAGATRVVQVAFDADDTASHTELVGRLVADHGPVEVAVVAFGILGDQQRAETDVEHALQIAHTDYVAQISVLTPLANVLRAQGSGTIVVFSSVAGIRVRRANYVYGSTKAGLDGFASGLSDALHGSGVRLLLVRSGFVIGAMTRDLMAAGTKPAPLSVTADAVADSVVRAYRRGRGEVWTPWAMRPMFIGMRLLPRVIWRRLPR; this is encoded by the coding sequence ATGGCAGATAGTCCGGGCTCGGTCATCGTGTTCGGCGGGCGCAGCGAGATCGGGGTGGCCGTGGCCGAACGCCTCGCAGCCGGCCGAACCGTGGTACTCGCCGCACGACGTCACGACGAGCTCACCGACGAACGGGCACGTCTGGAAGCCGCCGGCGCCACGCGGGTGGTCCAGGTGGCCTTCGACGCTGACGACACCGCCTCGCACACCGAGCTGGTCGGGCGGCTGGTCGCCGACCACGGCCCGGTTGAGGTCGCGGTCGTGGCGTTCGGAATCCTCGGCGACCAGCAGCGCGCCGAAACCGACGTCGAGCACGCACTGCAGATCGCGCACACCGACTATGTGGCACAGATCAGTGTGCTCACCCCGCTCGCGAACGTGCTGCGGGCGCAGGGTTCGGGCACTATCGTCGTGTTCTCGTCGGTCGCCGGGATCAGGGTGCGGCGCGCCAACTATGTGTACGGCTCCACCAAGGCCGGCCTGGACGGCTTCGCCAGTGGCCTTTCGGATGCCTTGCACGGCAGCGGGGTTCGTCTCCTGTTGGTTCGTTCCGGTTTTGTGATCGGTGCGATGACCCGGGATCTGATGGCGGCGGGTACAAAGCCGGCGCCGCTGTCGGTCACCGCCGACGCCGTCGCCGACTCGGTGGTACGGGCGTACCGGCGCGGGCGGGGTGAGGTGTGGACTCCGTGGGCGATGCGGCCGATGTTCATCGGTATGCGCCTGCTGCCGCGTGTCATCTGGCGGAGGCTGCCCCGGTGA
- a CDS encoding pyridoxamine 5'-phosphate oxidase family protein: MTRTPDALNDAAHEFLTERHLATLATTRADGTPHVVAVGFTYDRDTRIARVITVDGSQKVRNVERGGYAALTHVDGPRWLTLEGAASVSREPARVTDAEDRYAKRYRKPKANPRRVVIEVAVSRVLGSTTLLA; encoded by the coding sequence ATGACCCGAACCCCCGACGCACTCAACGACGCAGCCCACGAGTTTCTCACCGAGCGGCACTTGGCGACGCTGGCCACCACGCGCGCCGACGGTACTCCGCATGTCGTCGCCGTCGGATTCACTTACGACCGGGACACCCGGATCGCGCGCGTGATCACCGTCGACGGCAGTCAGAAGGTCCGCAACGTCGAACGCGGCGGGTACGCGGCACTGACTCATGTGGACGGTCCGCGTTGGCTGACACTGGAGGGTGCGGCGTCGGTGAGCCGCGAACCCGCCCGGGTCACCGACGCCGAGGACCGCTACGCCAAGCGCTACCGGAAGCCCAAGGCGAATCCGCGGCGGGTGGTGATCGAGGTGGCGGTGTCACGGGTGTTGGGGTCGACGACGCTCCTGGCCTGA
- a CDS encoding metallophosphoesterase: MTVHFTADLHLAHPKLAALRGFDTVAAHDAAIMVALHRLDPDTDTLWVLGDICSGGVASMNSALEQLAPLRVPLHLVTGNHDPVNPMYRNAQRHFAAYTRVFASVQQMARTKVGEHGVVLSHFPYRSTPDRYGRDQFDQYQLPDLGMWLIHGHTHAAQRRSGKRSICVSLEAWSLRPASEPDLIAEMTKR, from the coding sequence ATGACCGTCCACTTCACCGCCGACCTGCACCTGGCGCATCCGAAACTCGCCGCTCTGCGCGGTTTCGACACCGTGGCCGCACACGATGCGGCGATCATGGTCGCGCTCCACCGACTTGACCCTGATACGGACACGCTGTGGGTGCTCGGGGACATCTGCTCCGGCGGCGTCGCAAGCATGAACAGTGCCCTCGAACAATTGGCGCCATTGCGTGTCCCGCTGCATCTGGTGACCGGCAACCACGACCCGGTGAACCCGATGTATCGCAATGCCCAGCGCCACTTCGCCGCCTATACACGCGTGTTCGCGTCGGTCCAGCAGATGGCTCGGACAAAGGTGGGCGAGCACGGCGTTGTGCTGAGCCACTTTCCGTACCGCAGTACTCCGGATCGATACGGCCGCGACCAGTTCGACCAGTATCAGCTGCCCGACCTCGGCATGTGGCTGATCCACGGCCACACCCATGCGGCCCAGCGGCGTTCGGGCAAGCGGTCGATCTGTGTCAGTCTGGAGGCATGGTCGCTGCGACCGGCGTCCGAGCCCGACCTGATCGCGGAGATGACGAAGCGCTGA
- a CDS encoding ferritin family protein has translation MDSSQWLADFRDAASSRVQQAEPDWAGGSRLTPGVARSLQRFQVGESGDGRHLIAKAAASGDADYADAVLLFVAEEQNHARMLAELLRAGGYGTVKRHWSDTVFVRLRRALGLRLEVMVLAIAEVIALRYYRALADGDDALLTDVAQRILDDEHRHVPFQVDRLRAGFGDSAAGVRWIVEYVWRAMALVVTLVVALDHGPALREVGVSRRRFVGDTARLFAGVVDDVFTTARHTRRWQSRLPDAAAVRRGRRRSG, from the coding sequence ATGGATTCCTCGCAGTGGCTTGCCGACTTTCGGGACGCGGCGAGTAGTCGCGTGCAGCAGGCCGAACCTGACTGGGCGGGCGGCAGCCGGCTTACCCCGGGTGTCGCGCGTAGCCTGCAACGGTTCCAGGTCGGGGAGAGCGGCGACGGGCGGCATTTGATCGCGAAGGCCGCGGCGAGCGGTGACGCCGACTACGCCGATGCCGTGCTGTTGTTCGTCGCCGAGGAACAGAATCACGCCCGCATGCTGGCCGAACTGCTGCGGGCAGGCGGGTACGGCACCGTGAAGCGCCACTGGTCGGACACGGTGTTCGTGCGGCTGCGACGCGCGCTCGGTCTGCGCCTGGAAGTGATGGTGCTGGCGATCGCCGAGGTCATCGCGCTCCGCTACTACCGCGCGCTCGCCGACGGCGACGACGCACTGCTGACCGATGTTGCACAACGCATTCTCGACGACGAGCATCGGCACGTGCCGTTTCAGGTCGACCGGCTCCGCGCCGGATTCGGGGATTCCGCGGCCGGGGTTCGATGGATCGTCGAGTATGTTTGGCGGGCAATGGCATTGGTGGTGACCCTGGTTGTCGCACTCGATCACGGTCCGGCATTGCGGGAGGTAGGCGTGTCGCGTCGACGGTTCGTCGGCGACACTGCTCGACTGTTCGCCGGCGTCGTCGATGATGTGTTCACCACCGCGCGCCACACTCGACGCTGGCAGTCGCGGTTGCCGGATGCCGCGGCGGTCCGCCGTGGCCGACGTCGTAGCGGTTGA
- a CDS encoding PIN domain-containing protein: MSRADGDIAADLWCRGDGLSLGDRLCLALGHRRALPVLTADRAWGGRDGVEKLR; encoded by the coding sequence GTGAGCCGAGCCGACGGCGACATCGCCGCCGACCTGTGGTGCCGAGGCGACGGTCTGTCGCTCGGCGACCGGCTCTGCCTCGCGCTCGGGCACCGACGTGCTCTGCCCGTACTCACCGCTGACCGAGCGTGGGGCGGCCGCGACGGCGTCGAGAAACTTCGGTAG